The nucleotide window TGGCGGGCCATCAGGTGCAGGCGACCGAAGCCGCGCCGCCCGGTGGCGGAGACGTAGGGAAACGAGCGCAGCACCGTGGTTTCCGGCCTGTCCGACGGGGTGGCCAGAAACGCTTCGAACCACGGCGCGGTTTCCGGTGCGTGGCGGCGGAAGGCCTGACCCGGCACCAGCGGGCCGTCGTGCGGGTCCAGGTCCAGCAGCCGGAACAGCCCCGGCGACCAGAACGCCTCGCTGTCGCGCAGGTTGACGGAATAGCTGCCCATGCGGGCGATGAACTGGGCCTCGTTGAGCCGGGCTTCGCTGTCGCGCAGGGCCAGTTCCGCCTCGCGCAGGCTGGTGATGTCCAGGAAGGTGCCCTGGGCGTGCAGGGGCAGGCGGTCCGGCCCGCGCGTGACCCGGCAGCGGAATTGGCCCCAGCCCTGCCGCCCGCCCTGGGTGCGGTAGGGAAAGACGCGTTGCAGTTCGGTCACCGGCTCGTCAGAGATGATGGCCACGTGCTCGTGGTACCAGCCCAATTCTTCCGGTGCGTGGATGGCGAACACCTCCGCCGGTGGCGGGGGCGGCAGCGCGGGATCGTGGCCGAGCATCTCGTACAGTCCGGCGGACCACTCGAACGCCCCGGTGTCCATGTGCAGTTCGAAGCTGCCCATGCGGGCTATCTGCTGCGCTTCCTGCAGACGGGCCTCGCTGTGGCGCAGGGCCAGGCGGGCCGCCTCGCGCTGGGTGATGTCCTGCAACACGGCCATGCACCGGGCGGGCATGCCGGTTTCGGGGGCCTCGTGCAGGGGGCGCAGGCGCACCTCGTGGATGCGCTCGCCCACGGCCATGGTGAAGGTGGTCTCGGAACCCGCCAGGGCTGCCTGCAACTGTTCCTCGAAGGGCAGCGCCACCTGCGGGGGCAGCACGTCGGATGGGGTGGCCCCCTCCAGCCGCTGGCGGGGCACCAGCAACCCTGCCAGGCCCAGCCCATCGGCCAGCAGGCAACGCATGCCACCGTCAAAAAGCATGATGGCGCCATCGGGATAGTTTTCGGCCAGGGCGCGGTAGCGGGCTTCGCTGTGGCGCAGGGCGGTCTCTGCCTCCAGCCGCTGCCCGCGCTGGCGGCTGGCCGACCAGGCCAGCAGCGAGACGGCCATGCACAGGGCCAGGGACATGCCCACGTTGGCCACCGTCTGCCTGCGCCACCCGGACAGCACGAGGTGCAGCGGGGTGTGCATGGTCATGCGGAAGGGAAAGTCGCGCAGTTGGTGCACCGCCACCAGGGCCTCGTCCGTTTCGGCGATGCGCAGGCCGGGTACGCCGATCCCCTTGCCGGGAATGTCGGCGAGGGGGGCGCCGTCGAACGACGATGACGTTTCCGGGGGCAGGGCAGGGCGGGGCGCCGTTGCGGTCTGGCCGGGGCGGGAAGCGTCGGATGGCATGTCCGATGCGCCGTCCGGTACTGCGCCCGGTGCGCCTTCCGGCATGGTTTCCGGCCAGGCGCCGCTGGCTGCGGCCACCGATGCGCGCACGCAGGCCACCCCGGCACCGGGCGGCCACACCACCAGGGGCGAGGCATCCATGTCGAGCAGCACGGAGCATTCCGCGCCGTCCGGGTCGTAGTCCTGGTAGCGGTCGTGGAAGAACACCGGATTGACCAGGGCCACCAGCACCCCGGCAAGGCTGCCGTCCGGCCCGGAAACGCGGCGGCTCAGCAGCATCCGGGGGGGCGTGTTTCCGTGCGGGCTGGTGGGCGGCATGTGCAGCCGCATCAGGTGGAAATCGCGCAGCAGGTCGCGGTGGGCGGGCAGCGCCACATGGCGCAACTGGGATTCGGCCTCGGCGGGCAGCGGGCCGGTGGTGGTCATCACGCGCCCGTCCGGGGCGAGCAGGGCCAGTTCCAGCACGTGGGGGCGCAGCAGGTCCAGCCGCTGGCGCAGCATGGTGTCGAGCGCGCGGGGTGCGGGGTCGGGCACGCTGCCGGATATGTCGAAGGCCAGGGCGGCCAGCGCAAGGTCCATGGTCTGGAGCAGCGCGCTGACATGCTCGCCCATCAGGCGCAACTGGCCTTCCAGGCGCAGGCGGGCCATGTCCATGTGTCGTTCGCGTTCGCGCAGCACATGGGTGGCGCTGGTTGCCACCACCGCCGCCAGCACCACCAGCAGCACCCAGCCGAGCATGCTGTCGCCAAGGCGCGCCGGAGGGACGCGCGGGCGTTGGGGCGGCGGTGGCGCGGCGGGGTCAGCCATGGCTGCGTCCGGCGGGGGGGGGCGGGGGCGGTGAGGCGGGGGCGTCCTGTGCCGTGACGTCCTCTGCGACCTTTCCGGCGACCTGCCCGTCGGTTCTGTCAACGACGGAGGCGGCGTCGGGTCCGGCGTCGGGCAGGGGATTGGCGGGCGTTTCCACGGGCAGGGCCATCAGTGTCTCGGTGTCCTCGAACAGGCGTTCAAGGATGGAGTTGGAAACCAGCATGCCGCTGCGGGTAAGCCGCAGGTAGCCGTCGCGGATGCGCAGCAGCCCTTCGCGGTGCAGCAGGTGCACCAGCCGCTTGTGGTCGCGCAGAAAGTCGCGCCCGGTCAGCTCGCGGTAGGCCTTTACCCGCAGCCCGCGCGCCGTGCGCAGCCGCAGCATGATCAGTTCCAGCACCCGCGTCTGCGGGGTCAGCCGTTCGGCCTCGGTGCCCACGCGGCCCTCGTCCACCTGGCGGGTCCACGCGGCGTGGTCTTCCGGGTTGTTCCAGCGCAGCCCCCCCAGCGTGGACGCCGCCGACGGGCCAAGGCCAAGGTAGTCCTCGCCTTCCCAATAGCCCAGGTTGTGGCGGCACTGGAAGCCCATGCGGGCGAAATTGGAAATTTCGTAGTGGATGTAGCCTTCGGTTTCCAGCAGTTCCGCCCCGTCCATGAACATGGCGGCCTGGGCACGCTCCGGGGGCAGGTCCAGCCTGCCGGTGGCGCAGTCGTCCTCCAGCGGGGTGCCCGGCTCCAGGGTCAGCCCGTAGCAGGACAGGTGTTCCGGCCGCAGCCGCACCACCTCTTTCAGCTGCTTGGTCCATTGGCGCAGGGTCTGGCCCGGCAGGCCCCAGATCAGGTCCATGCCCACGTTCTGGAAGCCTGCCGCGCGCACGGCGCGGAACGCGTCCAGTGCCTCCCGCGCGCGGTGCGGCCTGCCCAGGGTGTGCAGCATGGCGTCGTCCAGGCACTGCACGCCCATGGACAGCCGGTTCACCCCCACCTTCAGCAGGGTGCGCAACTCCGATGGGCGGGTCAGCGATTCCGGGTTGCCCTCCATGCTGATTTCCGCGCCGGGCTGCACCGCGAAGGCCTTGCCCACCCGGTCCAGAATGGTGCCGATGGTGCGCGCGGGCAGCAGGCTGGGCGTGCCCCCGCCAAAGAATATCGAGGTCACCGGTACGTTGCCCATGCGGTCGCCCCACAGGGCCAGCTCGCGCAGCAGCGTTTCCACGTAGTCGCGCACGGCCGTTGCCGCCCCCATCTCCAGCGAGTGGAAGGCGCAGTACCGGCACTT belongs to Nitratidesulfovibrio sp. and includes:
- the hemW gene encoding radical SAM family heme chaperone HemW yields the protein MLLYIHVPFCRRKCRYCAFHSLEMGAATAVRDYVETLLRELALWGDRMGNVPVTSIFFGGGTPSLLPARTIGTILDRVGKAFAVQPGAEISMEGNPESLTRPSELRTLLKVGVNRLSMGVQCLDDAMLHTLGRPHRAREALDAFRAVRAAGFQNVGMDLIWGLPGQTLRQWTKQLKEVVRLRPEHLSCYGLTLEPGTPLEDDCATGRLDLPPERAQAAMFMDGAELLETEGYIHYEISNFARMGFQCRHNLGYWEGEDYLGLGPSAASTLGGLRWNNPEDHAAWTRQVDEGRVGTEAERLTPQTRVLELIMLRLRTARGLRVKAYRELTGRDFLRDHKRLVHLLHREGLLRIRDGYLRLTRSGMLVSNSILERLFEDTETLMALPVETPANPLPDAGPDAASVVDRTDGQVAGKVAEDVTAQDAPASPPPPPPAGRSHG